Proteins found in one Zea mays cultivar B73 chromosome 1, Zm-B73-REFERENCE-NAM-5.0, whole genome shotgun sequence genomic segment:
- the LOC100383765 gene encoding glucose-6-phosphate 1-dehydrogenase has protein sequence MSIRPFLTTHIPINLPPLRPFHTDRMAALTFHPAACFFPRPREAAATTKQPLHHYCSPLRTLVPRTTRPCLLRARSSNGLPQTGGASFGSSNEVLDGTPTGDGAPGQGQRGGSTVSITVVGASGDLAKKKIFPALFALFYEGWLPEHFTVFGYARSEMNDQELRNMISMTLTCRIDKSENCGDKMEQFLKRCFYQSGQYNSEEGFAELDRKLKEKEAGRLPNRLFYLSIPPNIFVDVVRSASRTASSSSGWTRFIVEKPFGRDSESSGELTRSLKKYLVEEQIFRIDHYLGKELVENLSVLRFSNLVFEPLWSRNYIRNVQLIFSEDFGTEGRGGYFDNYGIIRDIMQNHLLQILALFAMETPVSLDAEDIRNEKVKVLRSMRQLKLEDVVVGQYKGHSKGGKSYPGYADDPTVPKGSVTPTFAAAALFIDNARWDGVPFLMKAGKALHTRRAEIRVQFRRVPGNLYRRNIGADLDKATNELVLRVQPDEAIYLKVNNKVPGLGMRLDRSNLNLLYSERYRREIPDAYERLLLDAMEGERRLFIRSDELDAAWAIFTPALRELEDRKVAPELYPYGSRGPVGAHYLAANYNVRWGDITSDDDGAF, from the exons ATGTCCATTCGACCATTCCTGACAACCCATATCCCAATCAATCTACCACCTCTCCGGCCGTTCCACACTGATCGGATGGCGGCCTTGACCTTCCACCCGGCCGCCTGCTTCTTCCCACGACCACGagaggcagcagcgacaacgaagcAGCCGCTCCACCATTACTGCTCGCCTCTCCGGACCCTCGTCCCTAGAACTACAAGACCGTGCCTTCTCAGGGCCAGGTCCTCCAACGGGCTCCCGCAGACCGGCGGCGCCTCGTTCGGCAGCAGCAACG AGGTGCTGGATGGGACGCCGACGGGAGATGGGGCACCGGGGCAGGGGCAGCGGGGAGGGAGCACCGTCAGCATCACGGTCGTCGGCGCCTCCGGCGACCTCGCCAAGAAGAAGATCTTCCCGGCTCTCTTCGCCTTGTTCTACGAGGGCTGGCTCCCGGAG CATTTTACAGTGTTCGGCTATGCCCGTAGCGAGATGAACGACCAAGAGCTCAGGAACATGATTAGCATGACCCTGACGTGCCGAATCGACAAAAG TGAGAACTGCGGCGACAAGATGGAACAGTTCCTGAAGAGGTGCTTCTACCAGTCTGGGCAGTACAACTCGGAGGAGGGGTTTGCGGAGTTAGACAGAAAGCTCAAAGAAAAAGAG GCAGGCAGGCTACCGAACAGGCTATTTTACCTGTCGATCCCGCCAAACATATTCGTGGATGTGGTTAGATCCGCTAGCCGCACCGCGTCGTCTTCAAGCGGGTGGACAAGATTTATAGTGGAGAAGCCATTCGGCCGTGACTCGGAGTCCTCCGGCGAGCTCACTCGGTCCTTGAAGAAGTACTTGGTCGAGGAGCAAATATTCAG GATCGACCATTACCTGGGCAAGGAACTGGTTGAGAATCTCTCCGTCCTCCGCTTCTCCAACCTCGTCTTCGAGCCGCTGTGGTCGAGGAACTACATCCGGAACGTGCAGCTCATATTCTCTGAAGATTTCGGCACCGAGGGTCGAGGCGG CTACTTCGACAACTACGGCATCATCCGGGACATCATGCAGAACCACCTGCTGCAGATCCTGGCCCTGTTCGCCATGGAGACCCCGGTGAGCCTGGACGCCGAGGACATCCGCAACGAGAAGGTGAAGGTGCTGAGGTCCATGAGGCAGCTGAAGCTCGAGGACGTGGTGGTGGGCCAGTACAAGGGCCACTCCAAGGGCGGCAAGTCGTACCCGGGCTACGCCGACGACCCCACCGTGCCCAAGGGCAGCGTCACGCCCACCTTCGCCGCCGCCGCGCTCTTCATCGACAACGCGCGCTGGGACGGTGTGCCGTTCCTGATGAAGGCAGGCAAGGCGCTGCACACACGACG CGCGGAGATCCGGGTGCAGTTCCGGCGCGTGCCGGGAAACCTGTACCGGCGGAACATCGGCGCGGACCTGGACAAGGCGACCAACGAGCTGGTGCTCCGGGTGCAGCCCGACGAGGCCATCTACCTCAAGGTCAACAACAAGGTGCCCGGGCTGGGCATGCGCCTCGACCGCAGCAACCTCAACCTGCTCTACTCCGAGCGCTACCGCCGCGAGATCCCCGACGCGTACGAGCGCCTTCTGCTGGACGCCATGGAGGGCGAGCGCCGCCTCTTCATCCGGAGCGACGAGCTCGACGCCGCCTGGGCCATCTTCACGCCCGCGCTCAGGGAGCTGGAGGACAGGAAAGTGGCGCCGGAGCTCTACCCGTACGGCAGCAGGGGCCCCGTCGGCGCGCACTACCTCGCCGCCAACTACAACGTCAGGTGGGGAGACATCACCAGCGATGACGACGGCGCCTTCTAG